CCTTCACAGGCGCCGGAGCGGCTTCACGATCCGTGGCGGAAGGCGCGGCGGCTCAGCCGCCGGGGCGCGGCGCGGCGGGCGGCAGTTCGGGCAGGATCAGCCCGATGGGCAGGCGGTTCAGCGCCTCGGCCTCGGCCAGCAGGGCGAGGTCCAGCGCCGCCAGCGGCCCGCGCGCCAGGCAGAAGACGCCCAGCAGGAGGAGCACCCCCAGCAGCAGCGGCAGCGCGGCCGCGGGGAGCCAGCGCGCCCCGGGGCTGGGCGGGAGGGTTGCCGGGCGGTTCATCGGGCGGGCTCCGCCAGATTCGGGGGCGGCGGCGCCAGCGGCGCCAGGCGGCGGGCCAGCCAGCCGGCCCAGAGCCCGGCCCGACGCGGCGTGGCGCCGCGGCCCGGGGACAAGGCGCCGGGGAACAGGGAGCTTGCGGACAAGGAAGCCGGGGCAAAGGGGCGCGGGGCGTCAGGATGGCCGGGCCGGTCGACGCTCCAGGCGGGAAGGCGGGCCATGCGGACACCTCGCTTTTGCTGGCGCCAGCCTAGCAGCCCCGGTGACGGAGTGTAAACAGACCGGTCGGTTTCTTTCTCGTGAGAAGGATGAATTTGTCCTGTCCCCGCAAGGATCAGCCGGCGCGCGAGGCCGGCCTGGCCGCCGGCGGCGCGGCCCAGCGGCGTTCCTCCAGCAGCTGTTCGAACAGCCGGTCGCGCTCCGCCTCGGAGAGCGGGCAGACCCCGAGCAGGGCGCCGAACAGCAGGCCGCGCGCCGCCAGCCAGCGCAGCGTCGCCAGATCGGCATCCGCCGCCTCACCGCGCAGCACCTCCAGCTTGGTGGCGGACAGCGCGCGCATCGGCGCCAGCAGGGCCGGCTCCTCGGCCAGCGCGCCGAACAGGGCGAAGGCGACGCTGGAGGGGCCGGACAGCGCCTCGCGCATGGTGGCGATCTGCGCCGCCAGGCGCGGCTGCGCCTGCTCGGCATGCGCCTCGGCATAGTCGCGGGCGAAGGCCTCGAACTGCGCCGTCTGGTGCTCCAGCAGCGCCTTCAGCACCGCCGCCTTGCTGCGGAACTGATGGGTCAGCGCGCCCTTGCTGATGCCGCATTCGCGGGCGATGGCGTCCAGCGTCAGCCGCCCCGGCCCGTCGCGGGCGATGATCGCCAGCGCCGCCTGGATGACGGCGCTGCGCGTGCGCTCGGAGCGTGTGGCATTGTCCATGGCGGCCTCCTTCGGGCCGCCTGAAGGGTGGGCGGCACGGCGCCGCCCCGATTAGCGCAGCGCGCCGCCCGGAAACAGACCGCCTGGGCGGTTTTTTTATGGCGCCACCAGACGCAGCTTCACCTGGCCGCAGGCGGCGACATCCTCGATGGCCAGCGCCCCCGCCGCCTCGGCGAAGCCGATGCCATTCTGCCGCAGCACGGCGCGGGCGGCATCGAGGTCGCGCACGGCGACATCGATGCCGGCGCCGGCGGGCTCGCCCGGCGGCAGGGCCGGGCCCCCCGGCAGCGCGCGCCGCACCCGGAACAGGCCCTGGCCGGTGCGCACCGCCTTGCCCTCCGGCTCCTCGATCACCGCCTCCGCCCCGAACAGCCTTGCCAGCCGCGCCAGCACCGGCGCCGGGTCGGCGGCGACATAGGTCACCGCCGCCACATGCGTCGCGCCATTGGCGTGGCGCATCCAGTCCGGCACCCAGAGCAGATGCGGCCTGTGCTGCTGCGCCAGGAAATGGCCGATGCGCGGCAGCTCGGGATCGACGCTGACCTCCAGCGAGACCACCGCCTCATCCCATTCCCCGCCCGGCGGGCGGACGCGGCGGCGGAAGCCGATGGAGCCCTGGAAGCGCGCGCCGCGCGCCTCCATCGCCGCGCGGTCGGCGGCCGCGTCGCGGCTGTGCAGGGCGACGAGGGCGATGCCCTCGCGCTCGGCCAGGGCGTCGCGCATATGCCGGCCGAAGCGGAATTCCCCGGCCGGCAGGGCGTCGATCAGGCTCTCGTCATAGAGGCCCATCAGCTCCAGCGCCGAGCGCTCCAGCACGGCCAGGCTGGTGCTGGTGCCCCAGGGATGCCGGCCGACCGGCGTCATGGTGAAGCCCAGGCGCTGGTAGAAGCCGCGCCCCGCCTCGATGTCGCGCAGCAGGATCAGCGGGTGGTCGATCCCGGGCAGGGGGGTCATGCGGCGCTCTCCGGCAGGTCGGCGGGGAAATAGGGGTGGCGGTGGCTCCGGCGCGGTGTCGCCGGGTTGCCGGCCATGGTGCTGCGCGGCGCCACATCGGCCAGCACCACGCTGCCGGCGGCGACCACCGCATAGGCGCCGATCTCGATCGGCCCCAGCAGCGTCGCCCCCGCCCCCAGCACCGCGCCGCGCCGCACCTTCGGGTGCCGGTCGGCGCCGCCCTGGGTCAGGGTGCTGCCCAGGGTGACGCCGTGCCAGAGGCTGACATCATCCTCGATCACCGCCGTCTCCCCCACCACCAGCCCGAGGCCGTGGTCGAGGAAGAGCCGCTGCCCGAAGCGCGCCGCCGGGTGGATATCGGCGCCGAGGCTGGCCGCCGCCTCGGTCTTCAGCGCCATGGCGAGCTCCGTGCGGCCCTGCTGCCAGAGCCGGTGCGCCGCGCGATGCGCCAGCAGCATGTGGAAACCCCGCCCGCCGATCCAGCTGCCGAGCAGCCCGCCCGGCTCGAAATTGCGCGTGGTGATGGCGTCCAGATCGGCCAGGGCGGCGGCGACATCCTGCGGCTGCGCCGCGAACAGCGTCTCCGCCAGCGGGCGTAGCGCGCCGGGTTCCAGCCAGGCGGGGCGCAGCAGCCGCGCCAGCAGCGCGGCCAGGCCGGCGGCCGGCCCCCGCGGCAGCTCCGCCAGCGCGACGGCCAGCGCGGGTTCGCGCCCGGCCAGGGCGGCGGCCTCCTCCGACAGGCGGCGCCAGGTCGCGTCGATGCTCTGCTGCATGCCCATCCTCCCGGGTGCCGGCAGGATCGGCGGCGGCGGGCGCGGCGACAAGCCCCGCCGGCCGGAACGGCGCGTTGCCGCGGCGGCAACGGGGGCCCAGGATGGCGGCATGGATGCCCGCTACTCCGTCCCCGCCGCCCTGCGCAACCGCGACCCGATCCTGGCCATGCTGCGCGAGGCCCTGCCCCCCGCCGGGCTGCTGCTGGAGATCGCCAGCGGCAGCGGCGAGCACGCTCTGCACTGGGCGCGGCACCTGCCGGGCTGGACCATCCAGCCCAGCGACGCCGATCCGGCGGCGCGCGCCAGCATCGATGCCTGGGCGCGGGAGGCGCCGCCGGGCCGGCTGCGCCCGGCGCTGGCGTTGGACGCGGCGGCCGCGGCGTGGCCCATCGCCCGGGCCGATGCGGTGCTCTGCATCAACATGATCCATATCGCGCCCTGGGCGGCGACGCCCGGCCTGCTGCGCGGCGCCGCGCGTTGCCTGGCGCCGGGCGCGCCGCTGATCCTCTACGGCCCGTTCCGCCGCGCGGGCCAGGTGCTGGAGCCCAGCAATGCCGCCTTCGATGCCAGCCTGAAGCAGCGTGACCCGGCATGGGGGCTGCGCGGGCTGGAGGAGGTGGCGGCGGAGGCAGCGGGCGCCGGCTTCGGCCCGGCCGATCTCCACCCCATGCCGGCCAACAATCTGGGCGTGGTGTTCCGCCGCCTCGGCTGACCGCGGCTCTTCAGCCTTCCTTGACGCGGCGGCGCGACACTGCACTGCCGGGCCGTGCGCATCCCGCCGGCCCGGCCGCCCCTGCAGGAAGGAGGAGCCGCATGTGCGCCTGGAGGCGTGCCGCCCGCATCATGGCGGTGCTGGGTCTGGCGGGCGGGCTGCTGCTGCCGGGCCCCGCCGCGCTCGGCCTCGGCCCCGGCCCGGCCGGCGCCGGGACGGCGGAGGCGGCCGAGCTGGTCCGCTTCACCACCGAGGATGCGGCGGCGCGGGAGGCGGTGCGCCAGGCCCGCCACTGGCAGATCCGCAAGGCGCAGGAGGCGGGCATCACCCCGCGCATCGCGACCGCGCGGCATGATCTGGATGGCGACGGGCTGGCCGAGATCATCGCGGTGGTGCAGGCGCCGGATCGCTGCGCCGCGCTCGGCCAGCGCAACTGCCCGCTGATCATTCTGCACCAGCCGGCGCCCGGCCGCTTCCTGGAGGTCGGCAGCTTCTTCGGCGATGCGGTGCAGCTGCTGGACAGCCGCAGCCAGGGCTGGCTGGACCTCGAGACCCGCTTCACCAAGGGCCCCTGGCGCCGCACCACCTGGAACGGGCTGCTCTACCGGCTGCGGCGCTGAGCGAGGTCGCGGTTCCCCCGCCGCCGCGTCCCGGCCATACTCCAGCCTTCGGGGCGCGCGCCGCGCCCGCCGGGCGATGGAGGCTCGCATGAGCGTCGAGGATGATCCCGCCATGACCCTGCCCGCGGGGCTGGAGCAGGTGATCCTGCCCCGCATGCACGATGTCGGCGGCTTCGCCGTGCGCCGCGCCCTGCCGGCGCGCGGGCGGCAGATGATCGGGCCCTTCATCTTCTTCGACCAGATGGGGCCGGGCGAGTTCCTCTCCGGCCAGGGGCTGGATGTGCGGCCGCATCCGCATATCGGCCTCTCCACCGTGACCTATCTGTTCGAGGGCGCCATCCAGCACCGCGACAGCCTGGGCACCGACCAGAGCATCCGCCCCGGCGATGTCAACTGGATGACCGCCGGGCGCGGCATCGTCCATTCCGAGCGCACGGCGCAGCAGGACCGGCCCGGCGGCTCGCGCCTGGCCGGCATCCAGTCCTGGGTGGCGCTGCCGGCCGCCGAGGAGGACCGGGCGCCGGATTTCGCGCATCACGAGGCTGCCACCCTGCCGCTGTGGCAGGAGGCCGGCATGCGGGTGCGGCTGATCGCCGGCGAGGCCTGGGGCGAGCGCGCGCCGGTCGCGGTGCGCAGCCCGCTCTTCTACGCCGACGCCATCCTGCCGCCCGATGCGAGGCTGCCGCTGCCCGACCAGCATGAGGAGCGCGGCGCCTATGTGCTGGAGGGCGAGGTGAGCCTCGCCGGCGACAGTTTCGGCCCCGGCCGCATGCTGGTCTTCCGCGCCGGGGACAGGCTGGCGCTGCGCGCGGGTCCGCAGGGCGCGCGGCTGCTGCTGCTGGGCGGCGCGGTGATGGACGGGCCGCGCCACATCTTCTGGAATTTCGTCTCCGCCTCGCGCGAGCGGATCGAGCAGGCCAAGGCCGATTGGAAGGCGGGGCGCTTCCCGCTGGTGCCCGGTGACGATCAGGAATTCATCCCGCTGCCGGAGCTGCGGGTGCGCGCCGGCAGCGGCGGCGCGCCGCCGGGCTGAGGCGCGCCGGCCCGCCCTGCGCTACCGCGCCACGGCGTATTCTTGCGGGAAGGTCTGCAGCGAGCTTTCCACCACCGTCACCGCGCCATCGATCAGCCCGCAGCGGCCGCTGCCGGGCAGGATGCGGCACAGGCTGTTCAGCGCGCGCAGATCCTCCGCCGTGCCGCGCCCGCCCTCGATGCGGTCCAGCAGTCGGGCCAGCTGGAAGGTGCCGGCCTTGCAGGGCGGGCATTGCCCGCAGGAGCCGGCGGCGAAGAAGGCGATGTATTCCGCCACCTTGCGCACGATGCTGGTGCCTTCGGAGATCACGATCATCGCGCCGGTGCCGAGCCGCGATTGCCGCGCCCGCACGCTGTCGAAATCCAGCGCCACGTCGAGATCCTGCTTGGTCAGCAGCGTGTTGGAGGGACCGCCGGTGAACACGGCCTTGAAGTCGCGCCCCTCCAGCATGCCGCCGCCATGGGTGAAGATCAGCTCCTGCAGGCTGGTGCCCATCGGCAGCTCGTAGAGGCCGGGGCGCATCACATCGCCCGACAGCGAATAGAGCTTGGTGCCCACCGCCTCGCCCCGGCCGAGGCCGCGGAACCATGCGACGCCCTGGGCGAGGATGAAGGGGATATTGGCCAGGGTCTCGGTGTTGTTGATCAGGGTCGGCGCGCCGCCCACCCCCTGCTCGGCCGGGAAGGGCGGCTTGCGGCGCGGGAAGGGGAAGCTGCCCTCCAGCCAGGAGATCACCGCCGTCTCCTCGCCGCCGATATAGCGGCCGGAGGATTCGACGACGGTCAGCGCGACCGCATGGCCCAGCGCCTCCTCGACGGCGCCGAGCAGCGCATGGCCGCGCCATTGCGCGACGGCGCGCCGCGCCTCGGCCACCGCCTCCGCCTCATGCGGGTTGATGTAGAGCACGAGATGGGAGGCATCGACGGCCAGCGCCGCGATCAGCCCGCCCTCGATCACCGCATGCGGTGTCCAGCGCAGCAGGTGACGGTCCTTGAAGGTGCCGGGCTCGTCCTCATTGCCGTTGCAGACGACATATTTGCCGCCCGCGCCCTGCTGCGCCACGGCCTGCCATTTGCGCCAGGTGGGGAAGCCGGCGCCGCCCATGCCGCGCAGCCCGGATTGCTCCAGCAGCGGGATGATGCCGGCGCGGTCGGCGAGCGCCGCGGCGAGGCCCTCGCCGCCGCCCACCGAGAGCCAGGCGGCCAGATCGGCGCCGAGCTTGCGGGCGGGATGCAGCAGGACCTGGTTGAGATGGGACATGTCGGTCTCTCCTGCCGCGCTCACGCCGCCTGGTGCCGGCGCAGGTCGAAGGGGGCGTAGTCGGGGTAGAGGGCGGGCGCGCGCGGCGCGCGCGGCAGCCCGGCCTGCGCCAGGGCGCGCTGCCAGCGATGCAGATGCTCGATGCCGCCGCGGGTGGAGGCCACGCCCTGCAGCGCCGCCGCATGCGCGCCGGCGCGGCGGCCGAAGCTGATGATCTCCAGCAGCGCATTGCCCATCAGCCGGTTGCGGCCATGGATGCCGCCCGACACCTCGCCCGCCGCGTAGAGGCCGGGAATGCTGGTGGCGCCATTTCCGTCGATCACCGCGCCGCCATTCTGGTAGTGCAGCGTCGGCGCCACCAGGAAGGGCCGCTCGCGCGGGTCGAGCGCGCATTTCTGCGCCAGGTGCTTCAGCCCGATCAGCCGCGTCTCCAACAGCTGCGGCTCGCGCGCCAGCAGCGAGGGCGTGTCGAGGAACACGCCGCGCTGGCCCTCCTGCAGGACGCCGCGCCCCTCCGCCAGCTCGCGCAGGATGGCGGCGGCGACGACGTCGCGCGGCGACAGCTCGTCGACGAAGCGGTTTCCCAGTCCATTGACCAGCCAGGCCCCGGCGGAGCGCACCGCCTCGGAGATCAGCCCGCCCGCCAGATGCGCCGGATGCGCGACACCCGTCGGGTGGTACTGGAAGGAATCGAGATCGCGCAGCTTCGCCCCCAGCCGGTAGGCCAGCACCAGCCCGTCCGCGGTCGCGCCGTAATGGTTGGAGGTGGGGAAGCCGCTGAGATGCAGCCGCCCGCTGCCACCGGTGGCCAGGATCACCGCCGGGCTGCGCAGCAGCTTCAGGCGGCGATGCTCCAGATCGTAGAGCACGGCGCCGACGCAATGGCCATGCTCGTCGGAGAGCAGCTCCACCGCCGGGCAGCGATGCAGCACGGTGATGCGCGGATGCATCTCCACCGCCTCGCGCAGCACCCGCATCAGCTCGAGGCCGGTGAAGTCGCGATGGCTGAGGATGCGCCGCGCGCTGGTGCCGCCGGCCGGCTTGCGCAGCAGCCGCGCGCCGAGCCCCGCCTCGGTCTCCAGGTCGAAATGCATGCCGAGGCCGATCAGCCAGCGGATCACCGCCGGCCCGTCGGAGACCATCTGCGCCACCAGCGACGGCTCGCCACGGCGATGGCCGCCATTCAGCGTGTCGTCGAAATGCCGCTGCAGGCTGTCCTCCGGCCCGACCGCCGCCTGGATGCCGCCCTCGGCCATCACCGTGTTGCTGTCACCCAGCCGCAGCTTGGTGGCCAGCACCAC
The sequence above is a segment of the Pseudoroseomonas cervicalis genome. Coding sequences within it:
- a CDS encoding TetR/AcrR family transcriptional regulator — protein: MDNATRSERTRSAVIQAALAIIARDGPGRLTLDAIARECGISKGALTHQFRSKAAVLKALLEHQTAQFEAFARDYAEAHAEQAQPRLAAQIATMREALSGPSSVAFALFGALAEEPALLAPMRALSATKLEVLRGEAADADLATLRWLAARGLLFGALLGVCPLSEAERDRLFEQLLEERRWAAPPAARPASRAG
- a CDS encoding VOC family protein, yielding MTPLPGIDHPLILLRDIEAGRGFYQRLGFTMTPVGRHPWGTSTSLAVLERSALELMGLYDESLIDALPAGEFRFGRHMRDALAEREGIALVALHSRDAAADRAAMEARGARFQGSIGFRRRVRPPGGEWDEAVVSLEVSVDPELPRIGHFLAQQHRPHLLWVPDWMRHANGATHVAAVTYVAADPAPVLARLARLFGAEAVIEEPEGKAVRTGQGLFRVRRALPGGPALPPGEPAGAGIDVAVRDLDAARAVLRQNGIGFAEAAGALAIEDVAACGQVKLRLVAP
- a CDS encoding serine O-acetyltransferase: MQQSIDATWRRLSEEAAALAGREPALAVALAELPRGPAAGLAALLARLLRPAWLEPGALRPLAETLFAAQPQDVAAALADLDAITTRNFEPGGLLGSWIGGRGFHMLLAHRAAHRLWQQGRTELAMALKTEAAASLGADIHPAARFGQRLFLDHGLGLVVGETAVIEDDVSLWHGVTLGSTLTQGGADRHPKVRRGAVLGAGATLLGPIEIGAYAVVAAGSVVLADVAPRSTMAGNPATPRRSHRHPYFPADLPESAA
- a CDS encoding DUF938 domain-containing protein; this encodes MDARYSVPAALRNRDPILAMLREALPPAGLLLEIASGSGEHALHWARHLPGWTIQPSDADPAARASIDAWAREAPPGRLRPALALDAAAAAWPIARADAVLCINMIHIAPWAATPGLLRGAARCLAPGAPLILYGPFRRAGQVLEPSNAAFDASLKQRDPAWGLRGLEEVAAEAAGAGFGPADLHPMPANNLGVVFRRLG
- a CDS encoding pirin family protein codes for the protein MSVEDDPAMTLPAGLEQVILPRMHDVGGFAVRRALPARGRQMIGPFIFFDQMGPGEFLSGQGLDVRPHPHIGLSTVTYLFEGAIQHRDSLGTDQSIRPGDVNWMTAGRGIVHSERTAQQDRPGGSRLAGIQSWVALPAAEEDRAPDFAHHEAATLPLWQEAGMRVRLIAGEAWGERAPVAVRSPLFYADAILPPDARLPLPDQHEERGAYVLEGEVSLAGDSFGPGRMLVFRAGDRLALRAGPQGARLLLLGGAVMDGPRHIFWNFVSASRERIEQAKADWKAGRFPLVPGDDQEFIPLPELRVRAGSGGAPPG
- a CDS encoding NADH-quinone oxidoreductase subunit F, which translates into the protein MSHLNQVLLHPARKLGADLAAWLSVGGGEGLAAALADRAGIIPLLEQSGLRGMGGAGFPTWRKWQAVAQQGAGGKYVVCNGNEDEPGTFKDRHLLRWTPHAVIEGGLIAALAVDASHLVLYINPHEAEAVAEARRAVAQWRGHALLGAVEEALGHAVALTVVESSGRYIGGEETAVISWLEGSFPFPRRKPPFPAEQGVGGAPTLINNTETLANIPFILAQGVAWFRGLGRGEAVGTKLYSLSGDVMRPGLYELPMGTSLQELIFTHGGGMLEGRDFKAVFTGGPSNTLLTKQDLDVALDFDSVRARQSRLGTGAMIVISEGTSIVRKVAEYIAFFAAGSCGQCPPCKAGTFQLARLLDRIEGGRGTAEDLRALNSLCRILPGSGRCGLIDGAVTVVESSLQTFPQEYAVAR
- a CDS encoding FAD-binding protein, whose protein sequence is MSGIPYAQALAALPGAARATPPALDADGIQALLAAHHPDHGANARVALTIGANAGDPCHPALAALLQSNALIEDADLAGAETRRADLLVLGGGGAGAAAALEAAAAGRHVVLATKLRLGDSNTVMAEGGIQAAVGPEDSLQRHFDDTLNGGHRRGEPSLVAQMVSDGPAVIRWLIGLGMHFDLETEAGLGARLLRKPAGGTSARRILSHRDFTGLELMRVLREAVEMHPRITVLHRCPAVELLSDEHGHCVGAVLYDLEHRRLKLLRSPAVILATGGSGRLHLSGFPTSNHYGATADGLVLAYRLGAKLRDLDSFQYHPTGVAHPAHLAGGLISEAVRSAGAWLVNGLGNRFVDELSPRDVVAAAILRELAEGRGVLQEGQRGVFLDTPSLLAREPQLLETRLIGLKHLAQKCALDPRERPFLVAPTLHYQNGGAVIDGNGATSIPGLYAAGEVSGGIHGRNRLMGNALLEIISFGRRAGAHAAALQGVASTRGGIEHLHRWQRALAQAGLPRAPRAPALYPDYAPFDLRRHQAA